TGAAAAAAAGAGGTTCTGAATGGTTGGGACTATATAAAGAATGCAAGGCACTTAATAAAGCTACTAAATAGAGGTGGTGAAAAATATGAAAAAACAAAATGAGGCTAAACCTCATATATTTGGAGTTAGACACTTTTCACCAGCTGGAGCATATTATGTGAGAGAATATTTGAATAAAGTAAAACCAAAAATTGTTTTAATTGAAGGTCCATCCGATTTTAATGATTTGATAGGTGAAATTGTAGGAAAAAATGTAAGTCCTCCTATTGCAATAATGGCTTATACTTTGGAAGCACCAATACGAACAATAGTATATCCATTTGCAGAATTTTCACCTGAATATCAAGCTATTCTATGGGCAAAAGAAAATAAAGTTGAATGTAGATTTTGTGATTTACCATCATCTATATTTTTAGGTATAGAAAATGCAAAAGAAAAAGATGAAGAGCAAGGAGAAAGTTTAAATAGTTTTATCCATAGAAAGATAGATGAATATTCAGAAGATAGTGATAGTGAAGTATTTTGGGAAAGAGTTATGGAACAAGCCTCTGATTATAATGCTTATTACAGTGGTGCTAGGGACTATGGAAAAAATTTAAGAGAACTAACTCTATCAAATACATTGTCAGATGCAAAAAATATTATAAGAGAAGCCTATATGTCTAAGGTAGTTTTTGATGTATGTAATGAAGGTTATAAGATAGATGAAATAGCTATGATAGTTGGAGCATTTCATGTTGAAGGTATAGAAAGTGGAAATTTTATTTTAACTGAAAAAGAAGTTAAACAATTACCAAAAATGGAAACTAAAAAAACATTGATGCCATATTCTTACTATAAATTATCAACTTATTCTAACTATGGAGCAGGAAATAAAGCACCAGGATATTATGAATTTTTATGGAAAGGTTTTAATAAAGGGGATATATTTTATCCAACTTTTATATATCTTAGTAAAATAGCAGAATATCAAAGAAAAACTGGAAATATGGTTTCGTCTGCACAGATTATAGAAGCAGTACAACTAGCAATTTCTTTGGCAAATATACATGATAGTAAAATACCTACCCTTAAAGATATACAAGATGCAGCTATCACTTGTATGGCACATGGTAGTTATGCAGAGCTAGTTATGGCTATGGCAAATGTAGAAGTTGGAAAAAAGATAGGTAAAATTCCGCAAGAAGCTATACAAACTTCTATACAATCTGATTTCTATAATCTATTAAAAGAATTGAAACTTGAAAAATATCAATCTTTAAGTGCAACAGAATTGAGATTAGATTTAAGAGAAAAATTAAGAGTACAATCTGAAAAAGCAGCCTTAATGGATTTGAATAGATCATACTTTTTTCATAAATTAAGAGTTTTAAAAATTTCTTTTGCAAAGCTGATTGAAAAAAATCAAGAGAATACAACTTGGGCTGAAGATTGGGTTTTACAATGGAGTCCTGAAACAGAAATAGAAATTGTAGAAACTATTTTAAAAGGAGATACAATAGAATTTGCAACTGCTTTTGAATTGATGCAAAGGATAAATAATTCAACTACTTTATCTCAAATGGCAGAAGTAGTAAAAGATGCTTTTTATTGTGGTATGCCTAAGGCACTTGAAAAAGCATTTCAAGCTCTACAAAATTGTATAAGTGGTGATATACCTGTTGATGAAATTGCTAGAACTATGTCTACTCTTTCTTTAATGCTTCGTTATGGAGATATTAGAAAATTAAATATGGAAGTTCTTATCCCTATACTTGAACAACTATTTTTAAGAGTATGTTTGATGTTACCTAGTGAATCAGCTTGTGATAATGAGGCTGCAACAAAACTTTCTGAAAGTATAATAATACTCCATAATGTAGTTGAAAATCATGATTTCTTAGATAGAGAAAGATGGTATAATCTTCTGACAGAAATAGCCAAAAGAGATGATTTAAATACAAAAATTTCAGGGCTTGCTATGGCAATATTATTGGAATCAGGAAAAGTGGATAATGATACTCTTGGGCAAGAAGTGGAGAGAAGATTGTCAAAAGGTATACCAGCAGAGCTTGGTGCGACTTGGTTTGAAGGACTATCAATGAAAAATCACTATACTTTAATTGCAAGGCTAGGGCTTTGGGAAAAGTTGCAAAACTATATTTCTGATTTAGATGAAGAAGAATTTAAAAGAGCTCTATTATTTTTAAGAAGAGCTTTTGCAGATTTTACATCTAATGAAAAGCATGATATAGCAGAAAATATTGCAGAAATATGGGGTTTGAATAAATACGAAGTGAGTGCTGTTGTAAATAAAGACTTAGAAAAAGATGAAAAAGAAATAGTTGCAAAACTTGAAGAATTTGATTTTGACGATATTTAAGGAGAGTTATGGACTACAGAAAAGATATAAAGCGTTGGAGGTTAATTCTTGGAAAAGATACAGAAGAAGATTTTACTTCTATGGATTCAGAAGCTATTTCAAGTTTTAGTGAAGAAGATTGGTTAATGGATAGAGCTTTGGAGGCAATCTATAACCCAACAGGGAAATTTATGAGTGGAGAAGCTGGAGCAGGTGCAGGAAAAGGACCATCTAATCCGCAAATTAGTAAATGGCTTGGAGATATTAGAAATCTATTTGATAAAGAATTAGTAAAGATTATTCAAACTGATGCTATGGATAGATGTGGTTTAAAGCAATTAATTTTTGAGCCTGAAATATTGGAACAAGTTGAACCTGATATAAATTTGGCTTCTACAATTATGCTATTGAAAGAGCAAATTCCACAAAAAAGTAAGGAAAGTGTTA
This Fusobacterium animalis 7_1 DNA region includes the following protein-coding sequences:
- a CDS encoding DUF5682 family protein gives rise to the protein MKKQNEAKPHIFGVRHFSPAGAYYVREYLNKVKPKIVLIEGPSDFNDLIGEIVGKNVSPPIAIMAYTLEAPIRTIVYPFAEFSPEYQAILWAKENKVECRFCDLPSSIFLGIENAKEKDEEQGESLNSFIHRKIDEYSEDSDSEVFWERVMEQASDYNAYYSGARDYGKNLRELTLSNTLSDAKNIIREAYMSKVVFDVCNEGYKIDEIAMIVGAFHVEGIESGNFILTEKEVKQLPKMETKKTLMPYSYYKLSTYSNYGAGNKAPGYYEFLWKGFNKGDIFYPTFIYLSKIAEYQRKTGNMVSSAQIIEAVQLAISLANIHDSKIPTLKDIQDAAITCMAHGSYAELVMAMANVEVGKKIGKIPQEAIQTSIQSDFYNLLKELKLEKYQSLSATELRLDLREKLRVQSEKAALMDLNRSYFFHKLRVLKISFAKLIEKNQENTTWAEDWVLQWSPETEIEIVETILKGDTIEFATAFELMQRINNSTTLSQMAEVVKDAFYCGMPKALEKAFQALQNCISGDIPVDEIARTMSTLSLMLRYGDIRKLNMEVLIPILEQLFLRVCLMLPSESACDNEAATKLSESIIILHNVVENHDFLDRERWYNLLTEIAKRDDLNTKISGLAMAILLESGKVDNDTLGQEVERRLSKGIPAELGATWFEGLSMKNHYTLIARLGLWEKLQNYISDLDEEEFKRALLFLRRAFADFTSNEKHDIAENIAEIWGLNKYEVSAVVNKDLEKDEKEIVAKLEEFDFDDI